One uncultured Gellertiella sp. genomic window carries:
- a CDS encoding metalloregulator ArsR/SmtB family transcription factor — protein sequence MPDPLSDTLFALADPTRRAILARLSRGEATVNELAEPFAMSLPAVSRHLKVLERAHLISRSRSAQWRPCKLEPEPLKALDGWLQAYRDLWENRFDRLEAYLDNLQVKERREPSDDT from the coding sequence ATGCCAGATCCGCTTTCCGATACCCTGTTTGCGTTGGCCGATCCGACGCGGCGGGCTATTCTGGCGCGGTTGTCGCGGGGTGAGGCGACGGTCAACGAGCTGGCTGAACCCTTTGCGATGAGCCTGCCTGCGGTCTCCAGGCATCTGAAGGTGCTGGAGCGTGCGCATCTGATCTCGCGCAGCCGCAGCGCCCAGTGGCGGCCGTGCAAGCTGGAGCCGGAGCCGCTGAAGGCGCTTGATGGCTGGCTTCAGGCGTACCGGGACCTCTGGGAAAACAGGTTCGACCGGCTGGAGGCCTATCTCGACAATTTGCAGGTCAAAGAGCGCAGGGAGCCAAGCGATGACACCTGA
- the carB gene encoding carbamoyl-phosphate synthase large subunit — protein sequence MPKRQDLKSILIIGAGPIVIGQACEFDYSGTQAVKALKEEGYRVILVNSNPATIMTDPGLADATYVEPITPEVVAKIIAKERPDALLPTMGGQTALNTALSLKRMGVLDRYNVEMIGAKPAAIDMAEDRALFREAMARIGLETPRSLLANATDIKDLDRKAHVAERDKLKASLSGSALDTALDELENQWNLGETDRKQRYMSHAMAIAAQAIDVVGLPAIIRPSFTMGGTGGGIAYNRSEFFEIVNSGLDASPTTEVLIEESVLGWKEYEMEVVRDTADNCIIICSIENIDPMGVHTGDSITVAPALTLTDKEYQIMRNASIAVLREIGVETGGSNVQFAVNPKDGRLVVIEMNPRVSRSSALASKATGFPIAKIAAKLAIGYTLDELDNDITGGATPASFEPSIDYVVTKIPRFAFEKFPGAEPTLTTAMKSVGEVMAIGRTFAESLQKALRGLETGLTGLDEIEIPGINPEAKGIDDKNSIRAAIGTPTPDRLRMVAQALRLGMSEQEVHEGCKIDPWFIAQLKAIVDMEARVREHGLPEDAENLRMLKAMGFSDARLATLSGKRPKEVAEKRNALNVRPVFKRIDTCAAEFASPTAYMYSTYETPFAGETRSEAQISDRKKVVILGGGPNRIGQGIEFDYCCCHAAFALKEAGYEAIMINCNPETVSTDYDTSDRLYFEPLTAEDVIEILKAEQTNGTLHGVIVQFGGQTPLKLAEALEKNGIPILGTAPDMIDLAEDRDRFQKLLMKLDLNQPNNGIAYSVEQARLVASEIGFPLVVRPSYVLGGRAMQIIHSEGMLQSYLLDTVPGLVPEDIKQRYPNDKTGQINTLLGKNPLLFDSYLTNATEVDVDALCDGESVFVSGIMEHIEEAGIHSGDSACSLPPHSLSTDVLDELERQTVALAKALHVGGLMNVQYAIKDGTIYVLEVNPRASRTVPFVAKTIGAPIAKIAARIMAGQKLDDAIAVYGTKPDLRNLKHIAVKEAVFPFARFPGVDTLLGPEMRSTGEVIGLDTDFALAFAKSQLGAGVDLPREGTVFVSVRNEDKERVLPAIRLLTSIGFKVLATGGTARFLAEQGIAATKINKVLEGRPHIEDAIRNRQVHLVFNTTDGTKALSDSKSLRRATLMQKVPYYTTMAGAHAAAEAIRALKAGNLEVRPLQGYFA from the coding sequence ATGCCGAAGCGCCAAGACTTGAAATCGATCCTCATCATCGGTGCGGGGCCGATTGTCATTGGTCAGGCCTGCGAGTTCGACTATTCCGGCACCCAGGCCGTGAAGGCGCTGAAGGAAGAGGGCTACCGGGTCATTCTGGTCAATTCCAACCCGGCAACCATCATGACCGACCCGGGCCTCGCCGACGCCACCTATGTCGAGCCGATCACGCCGGAGGTGGTGGCCAAGATCATTGCCAAGGAACGTCCCGACGCGCTGCTGCCCACCATGGGCGGCCAGACGGCGCTGAACACCGCGCTCTCGCTGAAGCGGATGGGCGTGCTCGACCGCTACAATGTCGAGATGATCGGCGCCAAGCCTGCCGCCATCGACATGGCCGAAGACCGCGCCCTCTTCCGCGAGGCCATGGCCCGCATCGGGCTCGAAACCCCGCGCTCGCTGCTGGCCAATGCCACGGATATCAAGGATCTCGACCGCAAGGCGCATGTTGCCGAACGGGACAAGCTGAAGGCAAGCCTTTCCGGCTCGGCTCTCGACACGGCGCTCGACGAGCTCGAGAACCAGTGGAACCTCGGCGAGACCGACCGCAAGCAGCGCTACATGAGCCATGCGATGGCGATTGCCGCGCAAGCCATCGATGTCGTCGGACTGCCCGCCATCATCCGCCCCTCCTTCACCATGGGCGGCACCGGCGGCGGCATTGCCTATAACCGCTCGGAATTCTTCGAAATCGTCAACAGCGGCCTCGATGCTTCCCCCACCACCGAAGTGCTGATCGAGGAATCGGTGCTCGGCTGGAAGGAATACGAGATGGAAGTGGTCCGCGATACCGCGGACAATTGCATCATCATCTGCTCCATCGAGAATATCGATCCGATGGGCGTCCATACCGGCGATTCGATCACGGTTGCCCCGGCACTGACGCTGACGGACAAGGAATACCAGATCATGCGCAACGCCTCGATTGCGGTGCTGCGCGAGATTGGTGTCGAGACCGGCGGATCAAACGTGCAGTTTGCCGTCAATCCGAAGGACGGCCGGCTGGTCGTCATCGAAATGAACCCGCGCGTGTCGCGCTCCTCCGCCCTTGCCTCCAAGGCCACCGGCTTCCCGATTGCCAAGATCGCCGCCAAGCTTGCCATCGGCTATACGCTGGACGAACTCGACAACGACATTACCGGCGGTGCGACACCCGCCTCCTTCGAGCCGTCGATTGACTATGTCGTCACCAAGATCCCGCGCTTTGCCTTCGAGAAATTCCCCGGTGCCGAGCCGACGCTGACCACCGCGATGAAGTCGGTCGGCGAAGTCATGGCCATCGGTCGCACCTTTGCCGAATCGCTGCAGAAGGCGTTGCGCGGGCTGGAAACCGGGCTGACCGGTCTCGACGAGATCGAAATTCCCGGCATCAATCCCGAGGCCAAGGGCATCGATGACAAGAACTCGATCCGCGCCGCCATCGGCACGCCGACGCCGGACCGGCTGCGGATGGTTGCCCAGGCGCTGCGCCTTGGCATGAGCGAGCAGGAAGTCCACGAGGGCTGCAAGATCGACCCCTGGTTCATCGCCCAGCTGAAGGCCATCGTCGACATGGAGGCCCGGGTGCGCGAGCACGGCCTGCCAGAAGATGCGGAAAACCTCAGGATGCTGAAGGCCATGGGCTTTTCCGATGCGCGGCTGGCGACGCTGTCCGGCAAGCGCCCGAAGGAAGTGGCGGAAAAGCGCAATGCGCTGAACGTCCGCCCGGTCTTCAAGCGCATCGATACCTGTGCGGCCGAATTCGCCTCGCCGACCGCCTACATGTATTCCACCTACGAGACGCCCTTTGCCGGCGAGACCCGCTCGGAAGCCCAGATTTCCGACCGCAAGAAGGTGGTGATCCTCGGCGGTGGCCCGAACCGCATCGGCCAGGGCATCGAGTTCGACTATTGCTGCTGCCATGCCGCCTTCGCGCTGAAGGAAGCGGGCTATGAAGCGATCATGATCAACTGCAACCCGGAAACCGTCTCGACCGACTACGACACCTCCGACCGGCTCTATTTCGAGCCGCTGACGGCGGAAGACGTGATCGAGATCCTGAAGGCCGAACAGACCAATGGCACGCTGCATGGCGTCATCGTCCAGTTCGGCGGCCAGACGCCGCTGAAGCTTGCCGAAGCGCTGGAAAAGAACGGCATCCCGATCCTCGGCACCGCGCCTGACATGATCGACCTTGCCGAAGACCGTGACCGCTTCCAGAAGCTGCTGATGAAGCTCGACCTCAACCAGCCGAACAATGGCATTGCCTATTCGGTCGAACAGGCGCGGCTCGTCGCCTCGGAAATCGGCTTCCCGCTGGTGGTGCGCCCGTCCTACGTGCTCGGTGGCCGCGCCATGCAGATCATCCATTCGGAAGGCATGCTGCAGAGCTACCTGCTCGACACGGTGCCGGGACTGGTGCCGGAGGATATCAAGCAGCGCTATCCCAACGACAAGACCGGCCAGATCAACACCCTGCTCGGCAAGAACCCGCTTCTGTTCGACAGCTACCTGACCAATGCCACCGAAGTCGACGTCGATGCGCTCTGCGACGGCGAAAGCGTCTTCGTCTCCGGCATCATGGAACATATCGAGGAAGCAGGCATCCATTCCGGTGACAGCGCCTGCTCGCTGCCGCCGCATTCGCTCTCCACCGACGTGCTGGACGAGCTGGAACGCCAGACGGTGGCGCTTGCGAAAGCGCTCCATGTCGGCGGCCTGATGAATGTGCAATATGCGATCAAGGACGGCACGATCTATGTGCTGGAAGTCAACCCGCGCGCCTCGCGCACGGTGCCCTTCGTCGCCAAGACCATCGGCGCGCCGATTGCCAAGATTGCCGCCCGGATCATGGCCGGGCAGAAGCTGGATGACGCCATCGCCGTCTATGGCACGAAGCCGGACCTGCGCAATCTCAAGCATATCGCCGTCAAGGAGGCGGTCTTCCCCTTCGCCCGCTTCCCCGGCGTCGATACGCTGCTCGGCCCGGAAATGCGCTCGACCGGCGAGGTCATCGGCCTCGACACCGATTTCGCGCTGGCCTTTGCCAAGTCGCAGCTGGGGGCCGGTGTCGACCTGCCGCGCGAAGGCACGGTCTTCGTCTCGGTGCGCAACGAGGACAAGGAACGGGTGCTGCCCGCCATAAGGCTGCTGACCAGCATCGGCTTCAAGGTGCTCGCCACCGGCGGCACCGCCCGCTTCCTCGCCGAACAGGGCATTGCCGCCACCAAGATCAACAAGGTGCTGGAAGGCCGCCCGCATATCGAGGATGCCATCCGAAACCGCCAGGTCCATCTGGTGTTCAACACCACTGATGGCACCAAGGCGCTGTCGGATTCAAAATCGCTGCGCCGCGCCACGCTGATGCAGAAGGTGCCCTATTACACCACCATGGCCGGCGCCCACGCCGCCGCCGAAGCCATCCGGGCGCTGAAGGCCGGCAATCTCGAAGTTCGCCCGCTGCAGGGCTATTTCGCCTGA
- a CDS encoding AAA family ATPase, translating into MLTKFKARNFKRFEEFEVELGDVVVFIGPNNGGKSSALQALLLWNAGLQIWTSERKKNAEKRPGVTIPRLGLTQVPVSDAKHLWQKLRVRNVSRNEAGKQHTENILIETTAWGETGGKPWSCGLEFDYANPESFYCRPLATADGAGRMPVPEEAKSERINLLPPLSGILTDEPELQSGRVNVLLGEGRSGEVLRNLCLAAWQNGEESWDRVTKGVRAIFGVKMHKPQRDPARGIINLTYSENGVEFPLTSAGSGLKQVLLLLSYMEGNPGSTLLLDEPDAHLEVLKQRQVYGVLADIAQRSGSQIIIASHSEVVMQEAMDRDVLIGFLGLPRRIDDRGASSQIAKSLKDIRADDYYQAERKGYVLYLEGSTDLQFLRSFAKLLNHPAQEILSEPFVHYVANQPTSAQAHFFGLKHACPRLKAFALFDRLHRPLPDGFDIKHHIWSKREIENYLPLPDVLFRYADSGNKDDLLERAQIDQNIAAMKSSIEEVEGASKILRQDPWGDDTKVSDHTLDNIFINYFERLGRSNRMQKTDYHVLVGFAKRSEISPEVVTALDELVEALR; encoded by the coding sequence GTGCTGACCAAATTTAAGGCTCGCAATTTCAAGCGATTCGAGGAATTCGAAGTCGAGCTTGGTGATGTTGTGGTGTTCATTGGGCCGAATAACGGTGGCAAATCCTCTGCCTTGCAAGCCCTGTTGCTCTGGAACGCCGGTCTGCAGATTTGGACATCGGAGCGAAAGAAGAATGCAGAAAAAAGGCCGGGCGTGACGATACCCCGGCTGGGACTCACGCAGGTTCCGGTAAGTGATGCAAAGCATCTTTGGCAAAAGTTGCGGGTGAGAAACGTCAGCCGCAACGAAGCCGGGAAGCAACATACTGAAAATATTCTGATTGAAACGACAGCCTGGGGTGAAACCGGCGGAAAGCCCTGGTCATGTGGTCTGGAATTCGATTACGCAAATCCGGAGAGCTTCTATTGCCGACCCCTGGCAACGGCGGATGGTGCTGGTCGAATGCCTGTTCCGGAAGAAGCCAAATCCGAAAGGATAAACCTGCTTCCACCGCTTTCCGGCATCCTGACGGATGAACCCGAATTGCAGTCGGGGAGGGTAAATGTCCTGCTCGGGGAGGGCCGGTCTGGTGAAGTCCTGCGCAACCTGTGTCTGGCGGCCTGGCAAAACGGCGAGGAAAGCTGGGATCGTGTCACCAAAGGGGTTCGGGCCATCTTCGGCGTGAAAATGCACAAGCCGCAGCGCGACCCCGCACGCGGCATTATCAACCTCACCTATTCCGAGAACGGCGTTGAATTCCCGTTGACGTCTGCGGGTAGCGGGCTGAAGCAAGTCCTCTTGCTGCTGTCCTATATGGAGGGCAACCCCGGCTCAACCCTGTTGCTGGATGAACCAGACGCGCATCTCGAAGTTTTGAAACAGAGACAGGTTTATGGTGTGCTGGCCGATATTGCCCAGCGATCAGGAAGTCAGATCATCATTGCGAGCCACTCGGAAGTGGTGATGCAGGAGGCCATGGATCGTGACGTCTTGATCGGCTTTCTGGGGCTTCCGCGCAGAATTGACGACCGGGGAGCCAGTTCGCAGATTGCAAAATCACTGAAGGACATTCGGGCTGATGATTATTATCAGGCTGAGCGCAAAGGCTATGTTTTGTATCTGGAAGGGTCGACGGACCTGCAGTTTCTGAGGAGCTTTGCCAAACTCCTGAACCACCCGGCGCAGGAGATCCTTTCCGAGCCCTTCGTTCACTACGTCGCCAATCAGCCAACCAGTGCTCAGGCACATTTTTTCGGCTTGAAGCATGCGTGCCCCAGACTGAAAGCGTTTGCGTTGTTTGACAGGCTTCATCGGCCTCTGCCTGACGGATTTGATATAAAACATCACATCTGGAGCAAGCGTGAAATTGAAAATTATCTGCCGCTGCCCGATGTGCTCTTCCGCTATGCGGACAGCGGAAACAAGGATGATCTGCTTGAGAGGGCCCAGATTGACCAGAACATTGCGGCGATGAAATCTTCTATTGAAGAGGTAGAGGGTGCCAGCAAAATACTGCGACAAGATCCCTGGGGCGATGACACCAAAGTGTCTGATCATACGCTGGATAATATATTCATCAATTACTTCGAGCGTCTGGGCCGCTCAAACAGGATGCAAAAGACAGACTATCATGTGCTCGTGGGTTTCGCGAAGAGAAGCGAGATTTCGCCAGAAGTCGTGACCGCACTGGATGAGTTGGTGGAAGCCCTGCGATAG
- a CDS encoding SRPBCC domain-containing protein, whose translation MTPDRMEILTSRVFDTTVGRLYGCFADAAILPLWWGPDGFTNTISRFDLVPGGEWHVTMHNSNGEDFHNRFTFQEIVPGERIVMLHHEPIHVFTLEMTFSPSSDGARLVWRMHFDRNAENLALKKFIAAANEQNFDRLAAVLAAPDGDR comes from the coding sequence ATGACACCTGACCGGATGGAAATTCTGACCAGCCGGGTGTTCGACACCACGGTCGGGCGGCTCTATGGCTGCTTTGCCGATGCCGCGATCTTGCCGCTCTGGTGGGGGCCGGATGGCTTTACCAACACGATTTCCCGCTTCGACCTTGTCCCCGGTGGCGAATGGCATGTGACCATGCATAATTCGAATGGCGAGGATTTCCACAATCGCTTCACCTTTCAGGAGATCGTGCCGGGCGAGCGGATCGTGATGCTGCATCACGAGCCCATCCATGTCTTCACGCTGGAAATGACCTTCAGTCCGTCTTCCGACGGCGCGCGGCTGGTCTGGCGGATGCATTTTGACAGGAATGCGGAAAATCTGGCGCTGAAGAAATTCATCGCCGCCGCCAACGAACAGAATTTCGACCGGCTGGCAGCCGTGCTTGCCGCCCCTGACGGAGACAGATGA
- a CDS encoding SRPBCC family protein, which produces MNANLIDPERTIEITRLVRAPRELVFAAFTDPAHIDQWWGPDGFRNETHEMDFSEGGLWRYTMHGPDGKAWPNWIRYTTIRRPERIEYDHGGEIGEPAHFKGSTTFEVKGDSTLVTLRLIFATAEARNATLKYGAVEGGQQTLARLAAHVTMLSASRI; this is translated from the coding sequence ATGAACGCGAACCTGATCGACCCGGAAAGAACCATCGAAATCACCCGCCTCGTCCGGGCACCGCGCGAGCTGGTTTTCGCCGCCTTCACCGATCCCGCCCATATCGACCAGTGGTGGGGGCCGGACGGTTTTCGCAATGAAACCCATGAGATGGATTTTTCCGAGGGCGGGCTCTGGCGCTACACGATGCATGGTCCGGATGGCAAGGCCTGGCCGAACTGGATCCGCTACACCACCATCCGCAGGCCGGAACGGATCGAATATGACCATGGCGGCGAGATCGGCGAGCCCGCGCATTTCAAGGGATCGACCACGTTCGAGGTGAAAGGTGACAGCACGCTTGTCACGCTCCGGCTGATCTTCGCCACCGCCGAGGCCCGCAATGCGACGCTGAAATATGGGGCCGTCGAAGGCGGCCAGCAGACGCTTGCCCGTCTTGCCGCCCATGTCACGATGCTTTCGGCCTCGCGGATATAG